The DNA window ACCAAACAAGGTAATTCAAAACAATGCTGACAAAATAGACTTGGAATTTCTGGCGGAAGACTTACCCAAGTTACTCCATTCGATGAAAGGTGCAACGAATCGGATCACAAATATCAGTACAAGTCTGCGTACCTTCTCCCGTGCTGATACCGAATACAAAATCTCTGCCAATCTCCATGAGGGACTTGATAGCACATTGTTAATTTTGAAATATCGCCTCAAAGCCAACGAACACCGTCCAGAGATTCAAGTTATCCAAGAGTTTGACGATTTACCCACAATCGAATGCTTCCCTGGACAGTTAAACCAAGTATTTATGAATCTCTTGGCTAATGCCATTGATATGTTTGACGAAATGGCGCAAACTCAATCCTTCAAAGAACTAGAAGCCAATCCCCAAATCATTACTATCCATACTGAAGTTAGATCAAAGCAGGTATATATCGGTATCCGCGATAATGGCAAAGGTATGACACAAGAAGTACAAGAGAAAATTTTTGAGCATTTATTTACTACTAAAGCTGTGGGTAAAGGTACGGGTTTGGGATTAGCGATCGCTCGTCAAATTGTGGTAGAAAAACATGGTGGCAGACTGGAAGTACAGTCCCAGTTGGGTCAAGGTAGCGAGTTTTGCATCTACCTGCCGATTGGTGAGGAGTGCTGAGTTATCAGTCCCATATTCTCCCCACTCTCCCTTGTCTCCCTTGTCTGTCTCATTCATATCTCAAACAAGACTCCCACACTACCCTTGATAATGTTGTGTAGAAATAGGTGGTAAGTAGCGTTTTCGCCGACTTTGAATGCTTTTCCACAGTAAGACACCAGCAAAAATTAAAGTGGATAGCAAAACTACACTAGCGCCAGAGGCAATATCTAAGTAGTAGCTGAGGTAAATTCCCACAAATGCGATCGCTGCGCCTAAAATGCCAGAAATAATCATAATATAACCAAAGCGATCGCTCAACAGTCGCGCAATGGAAGCTGGAATCACTACCGCAGAGATAATTAATGTCACTCCCAAAATATTTAATGTGGCGACTAACAAAGTTGCCAGCATTAAAGCAAATAATGTATCCATCACCACCACTGGTACACCATGCACCTGTGCTACTTCTCTATCAAAACACCAAAACAACAAAGGGCGATAAAATACAAACACTAAGCCTAAAATCACAATCGATACTACCGTCACAAACCACAAATCTGTAGGAGAAACGCCCAAGACATTGCCAAATAAAGCCGCTTCAAAGTTTTGGCTAAATTTGCGATAGGTACTAATTACCGCGACACCCAAAGCAAAACTCGCCGTGGTAACAATTCCAATGGCAGCATCAGAATATACTTTGCGCCCTGTAAGATATTGGATAAGCAAGGCGGCAGCAAATCCCCAAATTCCCGAACCAATATAAAAATTTAGCCCTAAAACATAGCTCAACACTGCTCCGCCCAAAATAGCATGAGAAAGACCATGAGCAATGTAACTCATCCTGCGAGTAATGATATATACACCCATCACACCGCACAATAGCCCCGCCATCATCCCCACAATGACAGCACGGCTAAAAAATTCATAAGCAAAAGGTTTAAGTAGAAATTCCATGTATTTAATAAGTTTGGTAGTTATTGTATTTAGGACTTACGCAACTATCATATTTTTTCTGTAGGGTGTGTGACGCAACGAGAAGATTTGAACGTAGTTATAAGATTTATAGCGTCACACACCAACCGCCAATTGTGACACTTACGTAAGTCCTGTGTATTTACCAATAACGAGTGACTGCGTAATTGTCTAAAACTGCATCTGCACTAATGATCGGAATCTTTTCTGTGATTGCTTGAGCAACTAAAAGCCGATCAAAGGGATCTTTATGATGAAATGGTAAATTAACAATCGCGGCTGTATGAGAAACTTTAATAGGTAATATTTCCAATTCGTTGACGTAGATTTGAACGCTCAATCCAGGTAGCAAAGCTTTCAGGAATTTGATATTTACCAATACTAACTTTGATAGCAATTTCCCAATAGGAAACAGGACTTAGTAAGATGTCATTCAAAGGATCAACAATCAAATTACAAGCAACTTGACTAAGAGAGCGATCATTAAGTACAAACCAAAGAAATGCCTGAGTATCGAGTAACAACTTCATGGCATATAATTTTGAAAGTCTTCTAAGTGGGTTTCATCGTCAGACAAAATAGTTAAAGTTCCGATCGCACTACCGGGCTGTCGTGGTTTACGCAGTGGCGGAAGTTCGGCAATTAGTCTGGCGACAGTGCGATCGCCTGTAATAATTTCTACTTCTTCACCAGGTTGCAAACTAGCAATCAGTTCGGGTAAATGAAGTTGCGCTTCTGTTAATGAAATTCTTGTCATTGTTTTGGGTTTTAATACCATTGCTTTTGTTTAATTTTACAGTTATCGATCATTGGATGATGAATTGTCAAAAAGCTGACAAAATAAGCTTTTTTGGGTTAATTTTGCTAATTGCTACTACTTGAAGATTTAGAATTATGTCCGTTGTGGCTTGAGGGAATTTTTCTGAGAATATCGGGTAAATTGTCTTGCATTTGATGGCGTAAGGAAGTACCTGCATTAGCAATCAAAATGCGATCGCTTTGATGAAATACCACCATTTCTGCACCAAAGGTCTGCTTTAAAATTGCAGGTGTAAACACATCGCTGGGTTCACCTTGGGCAATAACACTGTGATTAAAACACACTACCCAAGGTAAATGAGTCGCTACCGAATTTAAATCATGGGTAGAAAGTAGAATTGTTAACCCTTGTTGATTTAGTTCCGCCAACAAATGTAATAATTCATGCTGCACTCGTAAATCAGAACTACTGGTTGGTTCATCTAACAGAACAATTTCTGGTTCACCAACTAACGCCCTAGCAATAAATACCCGTTGCTGTTGTCCACCAGATAACTCACCAATGGGACGATTAGCAATGTGCGCTATTCCTACCCGTTCTAATAAAGCTTTAGCTATGATGCGATCGCGGTATGATGACCAAGGTAAAAATTGCTGTTTGCGGTAACGCCCCATCATCACTACTTCCAGTGCAGTTACCGGAAAATTCCAATCTACTGTTTCTACTTGCGGGACATAACCCACCTTTGGCGGCGCGGTTCCCGGTTTTAAACGTTTTCCACGAAACCAAATTTCTCCTGCCCAAGGTTTAACTAACCCTAATATGGCTTTAATTAGAGTAGTTTTACCACTACCAGAAGGCCCCACTAAACCAGAAAGTTGCCCAGGATATAAGCACAAATTGACATTCGTCAACACTGGTTGAGTTTGAAAACCACAGGTAAGATTTTTAATTTCTAATATTGTTTCCATGCAAATTAAGTAATTGAAGTATGAAGTGTGAAGTGGGGGATGAGGGAGACAAGGGAGACAAGGGAGACAAGGAAGCAATCTTTCTACCTTGTCTACCCCCTCTACCTTGTCTACCCTCTCTACCTTGTCTACTCCTCACTCCACACTTTGTTATTTATTAGCCGTGGTAGCTGGGCCGACGACATTGGTAGTATTTAGCTTGTCAACTAATTGAGGATTTCCGCCCAGATTTGCGGCCATGATTCGCAGATTGTTTGCCATCATGCCAATGTAAGTATGCTGGGGATTAGTATTTTCTATGGCATTAGCTGATCCCGTTCCTGGTAATTCATCATCAGAGGTATTGGCTATTTTGACTTTGGCTTCTCTGGCAATTTGTTCTTCAACTTTGCTGGGGTAGACTTCTGAACCAAAAATTGCAGGTACTCCAGATTTGCGAATTTGGTCGATGAGTTTGGCAACATCTTGGGCGGAAGGTTCTTTAAAATCAGATGGTTGAATTGCGCCGATAACTTCAAAGCCATATTCTCTAGCCCAGTAAGCCCAAGAGTCGTGGTATGTTAACAGTTTGCGATTTTTAGCAGGAATACTCGCCACCACTTCACGGGTAACTTTGTCTAATTCGTCCAGACGTTGCAAGTAGTTCGTCAAATTTTTCTCGTAGTATTCTTTCCCTTCGGGGTCTAACTTTGTTAATTGTTGCGCGGCTAATTTAGCATAAGCTTCTGCATATTTGGGGTTTACCCATAAATGGGGATTGGGGTCTCCTTTTTCTTTGGGAAAGCTAAAATCATAAATCCATTGGGCTTCCGTAATAGTGTTGTTCCCCAGTTCATAAATATTTGTTTCTTTGGGTTTAGAAGTTTTTGCGAGTTTTTCCGTGGGTACTTCTAAACGCAGTCCGTTGACGATAATCAAATTAGCTTTGGATAACAAATCAGCATCACTAGGGCGCGGTTCAAATGTATGAGAGTCAGCACCTTCAGGAATAATGCCTTTGACTTGAGTGCGATCGCCTGCAATATTACTCACAATATTCGTGATCGGTGCAACTGTGGTCACAACAGTTAGTTTACTTTTAGTTTGATTCTGCACAGGTTTTGCAGTCGCACCAGTGCCACCAGGGTTAGGAGACACTGTTGTATTTGGTGGTGCATTACAAGCTGTTAGTGACAAACTAAGTATTAATAACCACGCAGATGTTTTCATTACTTGAATATTAGTAATTTTTTGGGTGTGAAATCATCCAATAGTAAATATTTTCCTCCTAGTTAATACAATCCCCCAATAGAGGATTTCCCTGTAACTTTTATGTTTTTTTAACATCTGGCTGGTTTTAGGATTAATTCTGTCTAAAAAACTGGGTATGAGTTCCTTCTTAAGATAGATGTTTCTATATGACAAGCCATATATTTCAGTATAAATCTAACTCGATAATGATTTTTTAGGCATAATATTACACCGAGTTTACTAATTAATAAAAAATATAATGTTTGATCATTTAGATATTGAATTTCACCAAAATTATTGGGGTTTAATTTTGATTAATACTAAAAACAATTTTTATTCTTGCAAAACTTATTTTTTCTTAATACTTAGTAATAATTATTCGTGATGTTACATATATTTCAGCGAAATGAGGTATAAGTGTACAATCCAAAATTATGTAGAGGCGTTAGGCTGAAGCCATAATACACCCTACTTAAGATTTACTTTATAAATTATTTCTTAATGATTGCTGATGACTCTTAAACCTAAAATGCTTTAATAAAGAGTAATTTGACTACATTTTTTTTAAATCTGTTTAATATATAATTAAGTAAGCTTATGCAATAAATCAAAAGTTACAAACATAGAAATAAACCAATCAAGTAAAAAATATACTTACATATCTTTATCTTAACCAAATTAATTAAATTGTATGGAAGCTGATAATTGGCAACAAACAAGACAAAGGTCAATACCAGTAAATTCCCGTGCGTTACTGTTAGTTAATCGTCATGCCCGCCAAGGAGAGCAAAGATTACGAGAAGCAACTCATTATCTAAATAAACTTGGCTTTAAATTAATAGAAGAATCTACCGAAAGCCCCAAACATCTTTCAGAAATTATTCGCCGTTATCAACATGAAGTTGATTTAGTAATTGTGGGTGGTGGTGATGGAACTTTAAACGCCGCAGTGGAAGCTTTAGTAGAAACACAATTACCTTTAGGAATTTTACCTTTAGGTACTGCCAACGATTTAGCCAGAACATTAGCAATTCCCAATTCCTTAGCAGAAGCTTGCGAAATTATTGCCTATGGAGAATTGCGCCGCATTGATTTAGGTTGGGTAAACGGGAAACATTTTTTTAATGTTGCCAGTATGGGATTGAGTGTCAAAATTACCCAAAAACTCACCAAAGAAAGAAAACGTCGTTGGGGAGTATTAGCTTATATTGCCACTGCATTACAAGTAATTTGGGAGTCTCGCCCCTTTAGCGCCGAAATTAAAATCAAGGATCAATCCTTTCGTGTTAAAACTGTGCAGATTGCGATCGGTAACGGTCGTTATTATGGTGGTGGTATGGCAGTAGTTCACGATGCCACTATTGATGATCAAAGATTGGATCTCTACAGTTTAGAAATAGAACACTGGTGGCAAATCATACCCTTATTGCCAGCAATGCGCCAAGGTAGACATATTCACTGGCGGAGTGTACGGGCGCTGCAAGGACAAAAATTTGAAATTTATACTCGCAAACCCCGCCCAATTAATACTGATGGGGAAATCACAACTTATACTCCTGCCAGTTTTAAAGTCATACCCAAGGCAATACCGGTTTTAGTACCGCCAATATAAATTCAGAGAATAGTGTTTTTTCGATTCCTGACTCACCACTCCCCGATATTTAAATTTACATCCGATATACTAAAAAAAGCTGGGTCTTGTGACAATTCACTCTAACTCGCGCCAAATGCCTCTAAGATTTTCGCAAGAAATTAAATCCTTGCTACAACGCTTATCTAATCACCACTTAACTTTAGGTGATATTTTGGCAGAGACTGCGGAACGAGGGTTTAGCCTGATAATAGCTTTATTAGTTTTACCTTTTTTGTTTCCCATGCCTCCAGGGTTAGCTGGGCCTTTTGGTGCTGCTTGCTTGCTGGTTTCTATACAGATGGTTTTTGGCAGGCGATCGCCTTGGCTACCAAAACAAATCGCCAGATATCAATTTCCGCGTCCATTTGCCCAACTTATCTTAAAAAATCTCCAACGTCTCACAAAAATAGTCGAAAAAATTACCCGTCCACGCCTAAAGCGCATCGCCAGTAATCCCTTAACTTGGCGACTGAATGGGTTATGTATTTCTTGGTTAACAATATTGCTAATGCTACCATTACCTTTAACAAATCCGATTCCGACTATTGGCATATTACTATTAGCAATTGCGACTCTCGAAGCTGATGGTTTATTGATTTGTATTGGTTATATTATTACTGCTTTAATTACTTCTTTCTTTGCATTTCTGGGATATGCAGTCTGGTTAGCACCTGGGTTATTACCTAATTTTTTTAAATAAAACAAATTCTATAAATAAACCCCTCAGACTAGAAGTCTGGGGTTTTACCAACAAAGCTACATTAGGAATCCGCAGGATTTTCTTTCAATTTCAAAAGATGATCAATTGCTTTGCTGGCTGAACCATAATTGCTAACTATATTCTCCAGTCAACATCACTAGATGTTTCTACTTGTGCATTGATGCCATATAGTTTGACTAAGCCTGTTAAAACTAAACAGCTAACAACTAACGCAATGGGAGGTAATGAAGCACTATCTAAAACGATAAACACACCTAAACCAATCAACACAAAGGGAACAATGTTGTTACCATATTGCGAAATTAAATTACAGATAGCAGGTTGGCAGGTAAGTTTATATGTGCCGTAGCACCAAACACCAACAAGCGATAAAAAGACTGCAATAATCACTAGTAAACTAGAGAAATCTGCATTAGCAAACAATGGCATATAAATGCTGACATTATCACTACCATTCGCAATAGTAATAGCAGCAACACTAAAAGCTTGGGGAGATAACCAGTTAGTTAAGGGAGAAGATTTAGTTAATTCTGGTTCTGATGCGGTTGTTTCAGATGAATCTTGATCTGGATTCAATAGACGATGTAAGCCAATAACAATGGGTGCAAAACCAAGAAAACCCATCCACTCAGAAGGTAGAATTAAACCTCCTAAAAAACCAACTAAACTAGCAATTACTAATGTACTAAAACCTAGATATTGACCAATCACAATGTGTCGACAACGGAAACTTGCATTCACTTGCGAGAATAACAGCGTCAGGATAACTAAATCATCCAAATTTGTAGCGGTAAAAGCTGTGATACCAGTGGGAATACTGTTAATAATTCCATTCATGTCTATCTCTCCTTGATCTGCACATTGATTTCTGCATATTTTGGGAATTAACTACTTTAAGTAAGTGTAGAGATGTAGCATCCCAAATGAATTTATCTCAATAAGTAACTGAAGATAAAAAAGCTGCGAAGGCTGATTGTAACTGAAGAGTGGAAGAGTCAAGATTTTAGTCTAGAACTGGCTCAAGATATTTAAAATTTAGACTCTCACTCTGTTGAAAAAATGAAATTGTAGGTCATTCATTGTTATCGACGAATGTATTGATCAATAACTTTGGTATGATCATCAACGAACTTATCTTGTTTACTAACTGGAGTAAAAGGTGCTGTTTTCGGAAATTTTTCGTTAATTTGTACAACGAGTCCTGGTGCTAAAGTAACGCGATTATCTTTAACCTCCTTGGAAACACTTAAATGTACTTTCATTTCCCGCAACATTTGTTGCTGTTCTTTCACGATTTCAGTCAACTCAGCAATTTGTTGTGTATGTAATTTATCCAGTTTTTCATGGAGTAGTTCAATATTTTGTCCGGCGCGTAAGTTTACCTGATGGTCAATGTCGGCGTTTCTTCGGTCAGTATCAGACTGGCGGTTTTGACTCATTAATACAATTGGTGCAGTGTAAGCTGAAGCGAAAGAAAACACCAAGTTCAGCAGAATGAATGGTGACTCATCCCAGTGAGGAACTCCTGGTGCTAAGTTTAAACCAACCCATCCGGCTAAAACTGTGCTTTGACAAATCAGAAATTTCCAAGAACCTACATGAGATGCGAGTTTATCTGCAAGGCGTTGACCGGGAGTTAATTCTTCAGTTGTAATTTGTTGCGTTGCCAATTTTTGATTAACTACTGGCTTCATAATTTACCTCTCTGGGTGATTGCTGTCTGTGTTTTTGTTGATGAATTTAATTTATGCTGTTACTCTGATAAATACAAATATTATTATTTTTTAAATTAATAAATTTAAGTGATTGATACAGAGAACAGCTAAGAAATACTGAGATAAACTAAAAAATGATTGAGACAGCAATTCCCAAATCGAAAATCGTGCGATCGCTCTCCAACTGCATCTGTTCGTGTAATATGAGTTAGCCTTGCTGTCGAACTCACACAGTTATGAGTCAACTGACATCTAAAAATTGGATTCTCATCCAACAAAAACTTACACCATACTTGTTTTTGCTACCAGCGTTAGTACTGTTGGGGTTAACTGTCTTCTGGCCTGCATTACAAGCCTTTTACCTCAGTTTCACCAGCTATGAAGATATTTCCCAGCCACCACAATGGATAGGTTTTGGGAATTTTCTGCGGTTGTGGAAAGACGCAGTGTTTTGGAAAACTTTAGAAAACACCTTTCTTTATCTAGTGGGTGTAGTTCCCATTCTCGTAATTACTCCCCTGGGTTTAGCAATTTTAGTCAATCAAAAACTGCGGGGTGTTAGTTGGTTTAGAGCCGCATATTATACACCAGTAGTAATTTCAATGGTAGTTGCAGGTATCGCCTGGAAATGGTTATACGCCGAAAACGGTTTACTGAATCAGTTACTCAAAACTTTAGGAATTTTCCCCGAAGGAATTCCTTGGTTAACTAGTCCAGATAAAATTTTGGGGATTTTACCCATTTCTCTAGCCAGTGTGATGGCTGTAACTATGTGGAAAGGCTTGGGCTACTACATGGTAATTTATTTAGCTGGGTTACAATCAATCCCGGCTGATGTTTATGAAGCCGCCGCTATTGATGGTTCAGATGGTATTAAAAAACATTGGGATATTACGATACCTTTAATGAGACCTTATTTAGCTTTAGTAGCAGTAATTTCAGCTATTTCCGCTACAAAAGTTTTTGAAGAAGTATATATCATGACTCAAGGCGGGCCACTCAATAGTTCTAAAACCATTGTTTATTATTTATATGAACAAGCTTTTAGTAATTTAGACATTAGCTATGCTTGTACAATTGGATTAATATTATTTTTAATAATTTTAGGTCTGTCAGTTTTACGGTTAACTCTTAATCAATCAGGTGGAGATTCTCTAGTTTAGCAGCCAAACAATCTAGAGATTCAGATTCTCAACTTCTTGGAAGTTGAGGAGAATGATTGAGAAGTGCTACATTCAGGGTGGTTTTTTGTCGCTGGAGAATGATGGCAAAAAAGCTAGGATATTTAACCAGGACTTACGCACAAAGATTATCTGTGGAGATTGGGTGTAAGGGTGAAAGGGTTTGGGGCTTTGCCGTGAGCGTCAGCCGAACGGTGTAAGGATTTTGAATAAGTACACCCCTATACCCTTGAACCCTCGCCACAACCCTTGATTTTTCGTTTTGATGCGTAAGTCCTAAATACTTTCCCAATATCCTCTAAGTATATTAATTTTTAGGTATTTATATGTTTTTAGTAACAGGAGCAACGGGGGGAATTGGTCGTCGTGTTGTGCGACTGCTACGCCAACAAGAACAATCAGTCAGGGCGTTTGTGCGGCTGACCTCACATTATAGTGAGTTAGAACATCGGGGCGCAGAAATTTTTATTGGTGACTTGCGCCAAACTAGAGATATAGAAAAAGCAACTCAAGGTGTCACATATATTATCAGCACTCATGGTTCTGATGGTGATGCTCTCTCACTAGACTATCGCGCCAACATAGAACTAATTGACCAAGCAAAAGCTAACCAAGTTCAGCATTTTGTGTTTGTGTCTGTGTTGGGAGTCGATCGCGGCTATGAAGATGCGCCTGTGTTTAAAGCTAAACGCGCAGTCGAAAGATATTTGGTAGATAGTGGCTTAAATTACACAATTTTACGTCCATCTGGACTAGCATCTAATTTGCTGCCACTGGCAGAACAGTTTCGAGAAACAGGATTGTATTTACTAATTGGCGATCGCAAAAACCGTAGCTCAGTTGTGAGTACAGATGATTTAGCAAAAATGATAGTTGATTCTGTCAAACTTACACAGGCGCATAACCAAATATTGCCAGTTGGGGGGCCAGAAATTTTGCAACGGGAAGATATTCCGCAAATTTTTGGTCGAATTTTTAATAAAGAACCGATAGTCATCAACCCACCAGTTTTCTTAGTGGATGGCTTAAGACATATTATTGGTTTGTTCAGTCCGCAAGCGCAAACAGCCTTGGGGACTTATCGGACATTGCTATCTAATGAATTTTTCTGTAAAAAAGATGAAATAGCTAATTTAGAGAAGATTTTCAATTTTCAGTTGGAAACTTTGGAAAATTTTTTACGACGCTATTTAGCAGTTTGAATCAGGGGGTGGAGGTTAGAGGTTAGAGGTTAGAGGTTAGAGGTTACAGGTTAGAGCTTAGTTTAATGCGATCCTTAGTTCCTCCCCAAGTCCTCAATTCCTAAACCCTAACTCCAAGCCCCTAGCCTCTAGTCCCTAGCCCCTAGCCCCTCCTAATTAAATTTAAAAATCTTATGACTTCTCCCCTATTTGCCAATGCTGCTCAAGCGCGTCAAACAAAACAGCGATTCGCCAAGCCAGAGGATCAATTGTCTTATGAGTTAGGTAAGGCAGTTCAAGAATTGCCCCCGCTTTATACTAGATTATTAGCCGGAACCATTAGTTTAGCGTTATTCGGCACGATCGCCTGGGCGAATTTCTCGGAAATTGATGAAGTAGCCATCGCTCAAGGGGAATTAATTGCTTCCACCCAAGTCAGACCTTTGACATCGCTGGGGAATGGGATGATTTTAGCAGTGAAGGTGAAAGAAGGCGATCGCGTCACCAAAAATCAAGTATTAATTCAACGCGACCCCGATTTCCAAAAAACAGACGTAAACCGCCTGACAGAATCTAGCCAGTTGATTAAAGATGACTTAGAGCGTTTGGATGTAGAACGCATCGGCGGTCAAAGCACTGGTGAGAAATTGCAAGATGAACTGTTAATAGCACGTCTGCGCGATTATCAAGCACGTCAAGCCACCGCCGAAGCCGAAGCCAACCGCCAACGCGCCCTCCTCGACCAAGCAAAAGTCCGCCTAACAAGATTGCGAGAAAATTTAGAAACTGCCAAAACTGCATTAGTTAACTCTAAAGCTAATCTTGCTAATGCTCAAAATATCCGCGCCACAGTCAAAGAAGCATTAACAATTGCCAAAAATCGAGAAACCAAACTCCGCACCTTGATTACTCCTGGTGCTGTCCCTAGAGTTGATTACTTAGAAGCGCAAGAACGATTAAATCGTGCTACCACAGATGTCACCAGATCAGAAGATGAAGTAACCAACGCGAGTAACAGAGTCTCAGAAGCACAGGATCGCGTTGTCTCCCTCGAAAAAGACATCGCAGCCCAAGTCCAAGAAGTACGTCAAGCCGAAGAAGCTTTTCAAGGGGCGCGTAATCAAGCACAACGTGTCACATCTGAGCGTCAAAGCGAAATTTTGACTCAAATGAACAAGCGCAAAGAAGAATTAACCACTGTCTCTGGTCAATTAGCCCAGGCGAAAAAGCAACAAGATGGAGAAACCATTAAAGCACCTGTGGCTGGGACAATCTACAGAATTAAGGCGACCAAAGGCCCCGTACAATCAGGGGAAGAATTACTGTCAATCTTGCCAGATGGCGAAGAATTAGAACTAGAGGTGAAAGTCCTCAACCGCGATATTGGCTTTATTCGTCCAGGAATGAAAGCAAAGGTTAAAATGGCTACTTTCCCTTTCCAAGAATTCGGCACTATTGATGGCACAGTCGTACAAGTTAGTCCCAATGCCGTGGTTGATAAGGACTTAGGTTTGGTTTTCCCCACCAGAATTCAAATGAATAAACATTCCCTAAATGTACGGGGTAAAGAAGTAGTATTTACACCCGGTATGGTAGCTACAGGAGAAATTGTCACGCGCAAAAAATCAATTTTAACTTTCCTGATCGAACCTGTAACTCGGCGATTTAGCGAAGCTTTTTCTGTTAGGTAACAGGTGACAGGTGATAGAGGCTAGAGACTAGATGAATGTATTTTATTGGAGTGAAAAACGCTGTTATCCTTGTCTCCCTTGTCCTCCTTGTCCTCCTTCGCTATAAAAAAAGAACCCTCGAAATTTCGAGGGTTCTTTTTTTTAAATCAGTTTTTTAAATAAATTTAGAAAGGTGCGATCGCTAAACAAATTACAGCTAACATTGCAGCTATCACATAAAATACAGCCACAACTTGTAATTCTGACCAGCCACCCAACTCTAAATGATGATGTAAAGGAGCCATTCTTAACAAGCGTTTACCTTTGCCATCTGGGCCTTTAGTCGCTTTGTAATAAGCTACTTGCGCCATTACAGACAAGGTTTCAACAAAGAAGATCCCACTGAGGATAAATAATGCTACCAAGCTGTTGGTTAACAGCGCCACAGCAGCTAACGCACCACCTAACGCCAGAGAACCAGTATCACCCATAAATACGCGGGCTGGGTTGCGGTTATGTGCCAAGAAACCTAAGCAACTACCACTTAAAGCCGCACAGAAAACCATCAATCCTGGGGAAGTTGGGGCGACTACAGCACCTAAAGCCAAAAGTGCGATCGCCACAGTTCCACCTGCTAAACCATCAATTCCATCAGTTAAATTAGTTGCATTACTCTCTGCTACTAGCACAAACCCTGCCAACGGCCAAAACAGGAAACCTAAAGGTAGTGCAAAGCTCACCCAAGGCAAAGCAATATTTGTAATATTAGAAGGCTGATTAAAGATTAACCATATACAAAACAGCACTGCAAACCCAATTTGCAAAGCTAATTTCATTTTGGGAGAAATCCCCTTGTTGGACTTACGGCGGAGAATTTGCCAGTCATCAATCCAACCAATAAAGCCATAGCTCAGGGTTAATGCGGAGACAGCAATAACTTCTGTGGCAAAATTAGACATTATACAGGCAACGATCGCTGCTACCGGGATGAAGAATATCCCGCCCATTGTTGGTGTGCCTGCTTTTTTGAGATGGGCTTGTGGGCCATCTTCGCGGATAATTTGTCCAGTTTTGAGTGCTTGTAGTAGAGGTACTACCACATAACCCACAGCAGCCGAAATCACCGCACACAACAATAAAGGCATCGTGAGTGATGTGTTTTGCCAAGGCAATCTATTGCCCATCAAATCACAAGTTACTGCTGCTAAACCCAGCCCAGTGGCTAAGGCAG is part of the Aulosira sp. FACHB-615 genome and encodes:
- a CDS encoding type II toxin-antitoxin system VapC family toxin, with translation MEILPIKVSHTAAIVNLPFHHKDPFDRLLVAQAITEKIPIISADAVLDNYAVTRYW
- a CDS encoding metal ABC transporter substrate-binding protein — translated: MKTSAWLLILSLSLTACNAPPNTTVSPNPGGTGATAKPVQNQTKSKLTVVTTVAPITNIVSNIAGDRTQVKGIIPEGADSHTFEPRPSDADLLSKANLIIVNGLRLEVPTEKLAKTSKPKETNIYELGNNTITEAQWIYDFSFPKEKGDPNPHLWVNPKYAEAYAKLAAQQLTKLDPEGKEYYEKNLTNYLQRLDELDKVTREVVASIPAKNRKLLTYHDSWAYWAREYGFEVIGAIQPSDFKEPSAQDVAKLIDQIRKSGVPAIFGSEVYPSKVEEQIAREAKVKIANTSDDELPGTGSANAIENTNPQHTYIGMMANNLRIMAANLGGNPQLVDKLNTTNVVGPATTANK
- a CDS encoding metal ABC transporter permease, translating into MEFLLKPFAYEFFSRAVIVGMMAGLLCGVMGVYIITRRMSYIAHGLSHAILGGAVLSYVLGLNFYIGSGIWGFAAALLIQYLTGRKVYSDAAIGIVTTASFALGVAVISTYRKFSQNFEAALFGNVLGVSPTDLWFVTVVSIVILGLVFVFYRPLLFWCFDREVAQVHGVPVVVMDTLFALMLATLLVATLNILGVTLIISAVVIPASIARLLSDRFGYIMIISGILGAAIAFVGIYLSYYLDIASGASVVLLSTLIFAGVLLWKSIQSRRKRYLPPISTQHYQG
- a CDS encoding type II toxin-antitoxin system Phd/YefM family antitoxin — translated: MTRISLTEAQLHLPELIASLQPGEEVEIITGDRTVARLIAELPPLRKPRQPGSAIGTLTILSDDETHLEDFQNYMP
- a CDS encoding lipid kinase, which produces MEADNWQQTRQRSIPVNSRALLLVNRHARQGEQRLREATHYLNKLGFKLIEESTESPKHLSEIIRRYQHEVDLVIVGGGDGTLNAAVEALVETQLPLGILPLGTANDLARTLAIPNSLAEACEIIAYGELRRIDLGWVNGKHFFNVASMGLSVKITQKLTKERKRRWGVLAYIATALQVIWESRPFSAEIKIKDQSFRVKTVQIAIGNGRYYGGGMAVVHDATIDDQRLDLYSLEIEHWWQIIPLLPAMRQGRHIHWRSVRALQGQKFEIYTRKPRPINTDGEITTYTPASFKVIPKAIPVLVPPI
- a CDS encoding exopolysaccharide biosynthesis protein: MPLRFSQEIKSLLQRLSNHHLTLGDILAETAERGFSLIIALLVLPFLFPMPPGLAGPFGAACLLVSIQMVFGRRSPWLPKQIARYQFPRPFAQLILKNLQRLTKIVEKITRPRLKRIASNPLTWRLNGLCISWLTILLMLPLPLTNPIPTIGILLLAIATLEADGLLICIGYIITALITSFFAFLGYAVWLAPGLLPNFFK
- a CDS encoding metal ABC transporter ATP-binding protein, with translation METILEIKNLTCGFQTQPVLTNVNLCLYPGQLSGLVGPSGSGKTTLIKAILGLVKPWAGEIWFRGKRLKPGTAPPKVGYVPQVETVDWNFPVTALEVVMMGRYRKQQFLPWSSYRDRIIAKALLERVGIAHIANRPIGELSGGQQQRVFIARALVGEPEIVLLDEPTSSSDLRVQHELLHLLAELNQQGLTILLSTHDLNSVATHLPWVVCFNHSVIAQGEPSDVFTPAILKQTFGAEMVVFHQSDRILIANAGTSLRHQMQDNLPDILRKIPSSHNGHNSKSSSSSN
- a CDS encoding type II toxin-antitoxin system VapC family toxin, whose protein sequence is MKLLLDTQAFLWFVLNDRSLSQVACNLIVDPLNDILLSPVSYWEIAIKVSIGKYQIPESFATWIERSNLRQRIGNITY